A genomic segment from Eulemur rufifrons isolate Redbay chromosome 19, OSU_ERuf_1, whole genome shotgun sequence encodes:
- the HS3ST1 gene encoding heparan sulfate glucosamine 3-O-sulfotransferase 1, whose protein sequence is MAVLLLGAVLLVAQPQLVPSRPAAPGVEPGQQELLQKAGTLQDDVQDGAAPNGSAQQLPQTIIIGVRKGGTRALLEMLSLHPDVAAAENEVHFFDWEEHYSQGLGWYLSQMPFSSPRQLTVEKTPAYFTSPKVPERVHSMNPAIRLLLILRDPSERVLSDYTQVFYNHVQKRKPYPSIEEFLVRDGRLNVDYKALNRSLYHVHMQNWLRFFPLRHIHIVDGDRLIRDPFPEIQKVERFLKLSPQINASNFYFNKTKGFYCLRDSGRDRCLHESKGRAHPQVDPKLLNKLHEYFHEPNKKFFELVGRTFDWH, encoded by the coding sequence ATGGCCGTGCTGCTCCTGGGCGCGGTGCTACTGGTGGCCCAGCCCCAGCTAGTGCCTTCCCGCCCCGCCGCCCCTGGGGTCGAGCCAGGTCAGCAGGAGCTTCTGCAGAAAGCCGGGACCCTCCAGGATGACGTCCAAGACGGTGCGGCTCCCAACGGCTCTGCCCAGCAGCTGCCGCAGACCATCATCATCGGCGTGCGCAAAGGCGGCACCCGCGCGCTGCTGGAGATGCTCAGCCTGCACCCCGACGTGGCGGCCGCCGAGAACGAGGTCCACTTCTTCGACTGGGAGGAGCATTacagccagggcctgggctggtACCTCAGCCAGATGCCCTTCTCCTCCCCGCGCCAGCTCACGGTGGAAAAGACCCCCGCTTACTTCACGTCGCCCAAAGTGCCTGAGAGGGTCCACAGCATGAACCCGGCCATCCGGCTGCTGCTTATCCTGCGGGACCCGTCGGAGCGCGTGCTGTCCGACTACACCCAAGTGTTCTACAACCACGTGCAGAAGCGCAAGCCCTACCCGTCCATCGAGGAGTTCCTGGTGAGAGACGGCCGGCTCAACGTGGACTACAAGGCCCTCAACCGCAGCCTGTACCACGTGCACATGCAGAACTGGCTGCGCTTCTTCCCGCTGCGCCACATCCACATCGTCGACGGCGACCGCCTCATCAGGGACCCTTTCCCCGAGATCCAAAAGGTCGAGAGGTTCCTGAAGCTGTCGCCGCAGATCAATGCCTCGAACTTCTACTTTAACAAAACCAAGGGCTTTTATTGCCTGCGGGACAGTGGGCGGGACCGCTGCTTACATGAGTCCAAAGGCCGGGCACACCCCCAAGTCGATCCCAAACTACTCAACAAACTGCACGAGTATTTTCACGAGCCAAATAAGAAATTCTTTGAGCTTGTCGGCAGAACATTTGACTGGCACTGA